One genomic window of Microbacterium testaceum StLB037 includes the following:
- a CDS encoding ABC transporter ATP-binding protein has translation MTLTATATAYRLQGVTRTYRQRERTVQALAGIDLEIDAGDFVTIQGPTGGGKSTLLQMLGALDRPSNGSVMLGDVDIAQASNAQLSRLRAEEIGFVFQGFNLIPTLTAAENVDMGLEPLKLDRPERLRRIADALTRVGLADRHDHRPGELSGGQQQRVAIARAIAKQPRVLLADEPTGNLDESMRDEILDVLETLNLEGLTLVVVTHDSAVARRARRRLRLAGGRVSDITRG, from the coding sequence ATGACCCTCACCGCCACAGCGACCGCGTACCGTCTGCAGGGCGTCACCCGTACCTATCGTCAGCGCGAACGGACCGTGCAGGCCCTCGCCGGAATCGATCTCGAGATCGACGCGGGCGACTTCGTCACCATCCAGGGGCCGACCGGCGGCGGCAAGTCGACGCTGCTGCAGATGCTCGGCGCCCTCGACCGCCCCTCGAACGGCTCGGTGATGCTCGGCGACGTCGACATCGCGCAGGCCTCGAACGCGCAGCTGAGTCGCCTGCGCGCGGAGGAGATCGGCTTCGTCTTCCAGGGCTTCAACCTCATCCCCACGCTCACCGCCGCGGAGAACGTCGACATGGGCCTGGAACCCCTGAAGCTGGACCGCCCCGAACGGCTGCGCCGCATCGCCGACGCCCTCACCCGGGTGGGCCTCGCCGACCGCCACGACCACCGCCCCGGCGAGCTGTCGGGCGGGCAGCAGCAGCGCGTGGCGATCGCCCGCGCGATCGCGAAGCAGCCCCGGGTCCTCCTGGCCGACGAGCCGACCGGCAACCTCGACGAGAGCATGCGCGACGAGATCCTCGACGTGCTCGAGACGCTGAACCTCGAGGGGCTGACCCTCGTGGTCGTGACGCACGACTCCGCCGTGGCGCGGCGCGCACGCCGGCGCCTGCGCCTCGCGGGCGGCCGGGTCAGCGACATCACGCGCGGCTGA
- a CDS encoding SRPBCC family protein yields the protein MAARNTRLMRCTPDDLFAVLSDGWLYPVWVVGAARMRDVDEEWPKEGTRIHHSLGVWPVMIHDQTEMVEWDPPRRLRLRPEAGILGRGVIRIDVRPHEEGIAVTIAEEPVTGAASILPGVLWKPLLVARNHECLNRLAFLAEGRREEREARELDHRTETPDPEEGTPSPQAQEDVREADI from the coding sequence ATGGCCGCCCGCAACACCCGCCTCATGCGCTGCACGCCCGACGACCTCTTCGCGGTGCTGTCCGACGGCTGGCTCTACCCCGTGTGGGTCGTCGGCGCGGCGCGGATGCGCGACGTCGACGAGGAGTGGCCGAAGGAGGGCACGCGGATCCACCACTCGCTCGGAGTCTGGCCCGTGATGATCCACGACCAGACGGAAATGGTCGAGTGGGACCCGCCCCGACGCCTGCGGCTGCGCCCGGAGGCCGGCATCCTGGGCCGCGGAGTCATCCGCATCGACGTCCGGCCGCACGAGGAGGGCATCGCGGTCACCATCGCCGAGGAGCCCGTGACGGGTGCGGCGTCGATCCTGCCCGGGGTGCTGTGGAAGCCCCTCCTCGTCGCGCGCAATCACGAGTGCCTCAACCGCCTGGCGTTCCTGGCCGAGGGGCGGCGCGAGGAGCGCGAAGCGCGCGAGCTCGACCACCGCACGGAGACGCCCGATCCGGAGGAGGGCACTCCTTCTCCCCAGGCCCAGGAGGACGTGCGGGAAGCCGACATCTGA
- a CDS encoding FAD-binding dehydrogenase translates to MDADVIVIGGGLAGLVASSELVRAGKRVVIVDQENAANLGGQAFWSFGGIFLVDSPMQRRLGVKDSFDLAWQDWQGSAGWDRLDGEHPEDEWAQRWGRAYVEFAADEKRAWLQEHGVRFTPVVGWAERGSLSARGHGNSVPRFHVPWGTGTGISEPFADRARAAAETGQVVFRFRHRVDGLTFTDGRVTGIHGSVLAPDDSPRGVSSSREVVSTFELSAQAVVIATGGIGGDHERVRRWWPERLGTPPKKMVTGVPAHVDGRMLDIAADQGVRLVNRDRMWHYTEGVQNWDPIWPGHAIRILPGPSSLWLDARGRRLPAPGLPGYDTLGTLRLLRTTPDIADYDYSWFVLDQSIIKKEFALSGSEQNPDITNRDRALLLRSRLGRTAPGPVEAFKSKGADFVVADTLEDLVRGMNDLTGDDLLDPDAVREQVVARDRELVNPYSKDVQAMGIRNSRRFLGDRIFRTAKPHALLDPDHGPLIAVRLWVVTRKSLGGIQTDLRGRALDDQGRPIEGLYAAGEAAGFGGGGAHGYNALEGTFLGGCLFTGRTVGRSLAATL, encoded by the coding sequence ATGGATGCCGACGTCATCGTCATCGGCGGAGGGCTCGCCGGTCTCGTCGCGAGCAGCGAACTCGTGCGCGCGGGAAAGCGCGTCGTCATCGTGGATCAGGAGAACGCCGCCAACCTCGGTGGCCAGGCGTTCTGGTCGTTCGGCGGCATCTTCCTGGTCGACTCCCCGATGCAGCGCCGACTGGGTGTGAAGGACTCGTTCGACCTCGCGTGGCAGGACTGGCAGGGCTCGGCCGGATGGGATCGCCTCGACGGCGAGCACCCGGAGGACGAGTGGGCGCAGCGCTGGGGCCGCGCCTACGTCGAGTTCGCCGCCGACGAGAAGCGCGCCTGGCTGCAGGAGCACGGCGTGCGATTCACCCCGGTGGTCGGCTGGGCGGAACGCGGATCGCTGTCGGCGCGCGGCCACGGCAACTCCGTCCCCCGGTTCCACGTGCCGTGGGGCACCGGAACGGGGATCTCGGAGCCCTTCGCCGACCGGGCGCGGGCGGCCGCCGAAACGGGACAGGTCGTCTTCCGCTTCCGTCATCGCGTCGACGGCCTGACCTTCACCGACGGCCGGGTCACCGGCATCCACGGGTCGGTCCTCGCGCCGGACGACTCTCCGCGGGGTGTCTCGTCGTCGCGCGAGGTCGTGTCGACGTTCGAGCTGTCGGCGCAGGCGGTCGTGATCGCGACGGGTGGCATCGGCGGGGATCACGAACGCGTCCGCCGGTGGTGGCCGGAGCGTCTGGGAACGCCCCCGAAGAAGATGGTCACCGGTGTTCCGGCCCACGTCGACGGGCGCATGCTCGACATCGCCGCCGACCAGGGCGTGCGCCTCGTGAACCGCGACCGCATGTGGCACTACACCGAGGGCGTGCAGAACTGGGATCCCATCTGGCCCGGGCACGCGATCCGCATCCTGCCGGGGCCGTCGTCGCTCTGGCTCGACGCGCGGGGCCGTCGCCTTCCGGCGCCCGGACTCCCGGGGTACGACACGCTCGGAACCCTGCGGCTCCTGCGGACGACTCCCGACATCGCGGATTACGACTACTCGTGGTTCGTCCTCGACCAGTCGATCATCAAGAAGGAGTTCGCCCTCTCCGGCTCCGAGCAGAATCCCGACATCACGAACCGCGACCGCGCGCTGCTGCTGCGGAGCCGGCTCGGGCGGACGGCCCCGGGACCCGTGGAGGCGTTCAAGAGCAAGGGGGCCGACTTCGTCGTCGCCGACACCCTCGAAGACCTCGTGCGCGGCATGAACGACCTGACGGGCGACGACCTCCTGGATCCGGATGCCGTGCGCGAACAGGTCGTGGCACGCGACCGCGAGCTCGTGAACCCGTATTCCAAGGACGTGCAGGCGATGGGGATCCGCAACAGCCGACGCTTCCTCGGCGACCGCATCTTCCGGACGGCCAAGCCCCACGCGCTGCTCGACCCCGACCACGGTCCGCTGATCGCCGTGCGGTTGTGGGTGGTCACGCGCAAGTCGCTCGGCGGCATCCAGACCGATCTGCGGGGCCGCGCGCTCGACGACCAGGGCCGCCCGATCGAGGGCCTCTACGCCGCGGGCGAGGCGGCCGGGTTCGGCGGCGGCGGCGCACACGGCTACAACGCGCTCGAGGGGACCTTCCTCGGCGGCTGCCTCTTCACGGGCCGCACGGTCGGCCGCTCCCTCGCCGCGACGCTCTGA
- the mnhG gene encoding monovalent cation/H(+) antiporter subunit G produces the protein MTLENVLDILALILVLIGAILCLTATIGLLRWKDVPTRLHAATKPQVLGVLLIVVAVELALRSWEALAFGIPIVLIQFATAPLAAHMVGRAAYRNRTTDEENLYVDELNHSTEQPGGTHTESRPES, from the coding sequence TCGTCCTCATCGGCGCGATCCTCTGCCTCACCGCGACCATCGGTCTGCTGCGGTGGAAGGACGTGCCGACCCGTCTGCACGCGGCGACGAAGCCGCAGGTGCTGGGCGTGCTGCTCATCGTCGTGGCGGTCGAGCTCGCTCTGCGCTCGTGGGAGGCGCTGGCCTTCGGCATCCCGATCGTGCTCATCCAGTTCGCCACGGCGCCGCTCGCGGCGCACATGGTCGGCCGGGCGGCGTACCGCAACCGCACGACCGATGAGGAGAACCTCTACGTCGACGAGCTGAACCACAGCACGGAGCAGCCGGGCGGCACGCACACGGAGTCACGGCCCGAGAGCTGA